From one Rosa rugosa chromosome 4, drRosRugo1.1, whole genome shotgun sequence genomic stretch:
- the LOC133741847 gene encoding pectin acetylesterase 6-like, with protein MGAPQLTIGIRGLVQELTNSIFHIEGEGWCNNVTNCLGRKNTCLGSSKQMLKEIPFSGILSNRQSLNPVLHQKPSEFLHIRDCLLMFLYNFMRGFKCECAAAAGESITRSSVIEEPGDHGEAHLVALGELEFRKQFLILSDAGGS; from the exons ATGGGAGCCCCCCAGCTTACCATTGGGATAAGGGGTTTGGTTCAGGAGTTAACAAATTCGATCTTTCACATTGag GGAGAAGGATGGTGTAACAATGTCACAAATTGCCTCGGCCGTAAGAACACTTGTTTAGGTTCATCAAAGCAAATGCTGAAGGAAATTCCTTTTTCTGGAATTCTGAGCAACAGGCAATCACTTAATCCAG TTCTCCATCAAAAGCCGTCTGAATTTCTCCATATCAGAGACTGTCTGCTGATGTTCCTGTACAACTTCATGAGAGGTTTCAAG TGTGAGTGTGCTGCTGCTGCAGGTGAGAGTATCACTAGGTCCTCAGTTATAGAGGAACCTGGAGACCATGGAGAAGCACACTTAGTAGCTCTGGGTGAATTAGAATTCCGTAAACAATTTCTAATATTAAGTGATGCTGGAGG CTCATGA